Proteins from a single region of Artemia franciscana chromosome 2, ASM3288406v1, whole genome shotgun sequence:
- the LOC136034253 gene encoding dorsal-ventral patterning tolloid-like protein 1 translates to MLKALTFYIFCASLTNGKVIVKSVNPRDECGSVLSGNEGNFTSPGYPDLYPSNVTCEYIISTSNADRGIRLTFSDFSTELDNDYVEVRDGNSSTAPLLERITGEPDISTLSATSTSSNMYVALVTDSSVRGRGFSAAYASICPNLLTDDKGGFSSPNFPSPYNPDANLCWGISVQPGFAIELEVTSFVTSPEDVMTIYDGASEDSPIIASLSGEVIGDYYSTGNNMYITFISNPANELEGFVVYYKQVSKI, encoded by the exons ATGTTGAAAGCTTTAACCTTTTATATCTTTTGTGCTTCTTTGACAAATGGAAAAGTCATTGTTAAGTCTGTAAACCCTAGGGATGAG TGTGGATCAGTTCTATCAGGCAATGAGGGAAATTTTACCAGCCCTGGATACCCAGACCTATATCCATCTAACGTGACCTGCGAGTACATTATATCTACTTCAAATGCAGACAGAGGTATACGACTAACGTTCTCAGATTTCAGCACCGAACTTGACAACGATTATGTAGAG GTCAGAGATGGAAACTCGTCTACTGCACCTCTTCTTGAACGCATTACTGGTGAACCAGATATTTCGACTTTAAGTGCAACTTCAACTTCTTCAAATATGTACGTAGCGCTTGTGACTGACTCATCTGTAAGAGGAAGAGGTTTTAGTGCCGCATATGCCTCC ATCTGTCCAAACTTGTTGACCGACGACAAAGGAGGTTTTTCATCTCCAAATTTTCCGTCCCCTTACAATCCAGACGCAAATCTTTGCTGGGGAATCAGTGTTCAACCAGGATTTGCAATTGAATTGGAAGTAACATCGTTTGTAACCAGCCCAGAAGATGTAATGACG atCTATGATGGTGCTAGTGAAGATTCTCCAATCATTGCCAGCTTAAGTGGAGAGGTAATTGGCGACTATTATTCGACTGGCAATAACATGTATATCACTTTCATAAGTAATCCTGCTAATGAACTTGAAGGATTTGTTGTATATTACAAACAGGTAAGTAAGATATAA